A stretch of the Kwoniella shandongensis chromosome 13, complete sequence genome encodes the following:
- a CDS encoding agmatinase yields MLSILSVTLLALLPTVVLSTPSLPQAQVQQPFRHTYAEYLSGSDEPRHPPAGYRGRPAKVAYGFEDPLRAASYASDEGRSSPFPPWASENAYWGLKTFAHAQPVRCMTADNTTLFDIAILGAPFDTATSWRPGARFGPGGIRNGAQRIGGGNRLMGNNAFAEYKIVDCGDSRMTFYSNDLALATLEADYRTLLNRTVHTSFQDDQTSLALDGKHHPRVVMLGGDHTIVLPALRALKDVYGPISVIHFDSHCDSRHPDGGTLTHGDYFYFAWKEGLMSETNIHAGIRANCDIPSDLETNFTTVLADEIEDIGWRGVIQRIKDRVGTNPVYLTIDIDTLDPAFAPATGTPEIGGWTTREMIKILHGLKDLKIVGADVVEVAPAYDDQAEITQIAAAGMVFELISMMALTPVVKD; encoded by the exons ATGCTCTCCATTCTCTCGGTCACACTGTTAGCTTTACTTCCAACCGTCGTGCTTTCCACCCCTTCACTTCCACAAGCGCAAGTCCAACAACCCTTCCGACACACCTACGCTGAATACTTATCAGGGAGCGACGAACCTCGACACCCCCCGGCGGGCTATAGAGGTCGACCTGCAAAAGTAGCGTATGGGTTTGAGGACCCATTAAGGGCTGCAAGCTATGCCTCGGACGAAGGGAGATCATCACCTT TCCCGCCTTGGGCTTCGGAGAATGCTTATTGGGGACTGAAGACTTTTGCTCATgcacaa CCCGTACGATGTATGACAGCGGATAATACGACCCTCTTCGACATAGCAATCCTCGGCGCACCCTTCGATACTGCCACTTCGTGGAGACCTGGTGCTCGTTTCGGTCCTGGTGGAATCCGGAATGGTGCACAAAGGATAGGTGGGGGTAATAGATTGATGGGGAATAACGCTTTCGCAGAGTACaagattg TCGATTGTGGCGATTCCAGGATGACATTCTACTCTAAcgatctcgctctcgccacGCTCGAAGCGGATTATCGTACTCTCCTCAACAGGACTGTACACACCTCGTTCCAAGATGATCAGACCAGTTTAGCTCTGGATGGGAAACATCATCCGAGGGTTGTAATGTTAGGTGGTGATCATAC GATCGTCTTGCCCGCTTTACGGGCGCTGAAGGATGTGTATGGTCCAATCTCGGTGATTCACTTTGATAGTCATTGCGATAGCCGTCATCCAGATGGAGGTACTTTGACCcatgga GACTACTTCTACTTTGCTTGGAAAGAGGGGTTGATGAGCGAAACCAATATCCATGCCGG TATTCGAGCGAACTGCGATATCCCTTCCGACCTCGAGACGAACTTCACGACAGTCCTCGctgacgagattgaagatATCGGATGGAGAGGAGTGATTCAGCGCATCAAAGATAGAGTAGGCACGAATCCGGTTTATCTTacgatcgatatcgataccCTAGATCCTGCTTTTGCT CCTGCAACGGGAACACCTGAAATCG GCGGCTGGACAACTAGGGAGATGATCAAAATCCTTCACGGACTCAAAGACCTCAAGATCGTAGGCGCAGACGTCGTTGAAGTCGCTCCGGCGTACGATGATCA GGCGGAGATCACTCAAATTGCTGCCGCTGGAATG GTCTTCGAGTTGATCAGCATGATGGCACTGACTCCTGTCGTCAAGGATTGA